One Leucobacter muris DNA segment encodes these proteins:
- a CDS encoding phage holin family protein produces MRSVIRVLVSAFALWLTTLIVGGSGRHGVWIEPISGDDYSPLVTVLLVALVFGLVNGTLGRVLRFLSTPLYILTLGLFGLIVNGAMFAAVAWLSDIAGFGLRIETFWWGVLAALVMSILSGIMNGLLGSSKKKDR; encoded by the coding sequence ATGAGATCCGTGATCCGAGTGCTCGTCAGCGCGTTCGCGCTGTGGCTCACCACGCTCATCGTGGGCGGCAGCGGCCGCCACGGGGTGTGGATCGAGCCGATCAGCGGCGACGACTACTCGCCGCTCGTCACCGTGCTGCTCGTTGCGCTCGTCTTCGGGCTCGTCAACGGCACCCTCGGCCGCGTGCTGCGATTCCTCTCGACGCCGCTCTACATCCTCACGCTCGGGCTGTTCGGCCTCATCGTCAACGGCGCGATGTTCGCCGCGGTGGCCTGGCTCTCCGACATCGCCGGTTTCGGCCTGCGCATCGAGACGTTCTGGTGGGGCGTGCTCGCGGCACTCGTCATGTCGATCCTCTCCGGGATCATGAACGGGCTGCTCGGCAGCAGCAAGAAGAAGGATCGCTGA
- the rpsR gene encoding 30S ribosomal protein S18 → MAGKSSGAGRKPGRGKNAKTLAPAKKQTVGVIDYKDVATLRKFISERGKIRARRITGVSVQEQRLIAKAVKNAREMALLPYAGSGR, encoded by the coding sequence ATGGCAGGCAAGTCCAGCGGCGCAGGCCGCAAGCCGGGTCGGGGTAAGAACGCCAAGACCCTCGCACCCGCGAAGAAGCAGACCGTCGGCGTCATCGACTACAAGGATGTCGCGACGCTGCGCAAGTTCATCTCTGAGCGCGGCAAGATCCGCGCCCGCCGCATCACCGGCGTGTCCGTGCAGGAGCAGCGACTCATCGCGAAGGCCGTGAAGAACGCCCGCGAGATGGCACTCCTCCCCTACGCCGGCTCCGGCCGCTGA
- a CDS encoding siderophore-interacting protein, which translates to MPENTPAVYRFARQRVRHRFTAREVTVTAVSSPVEPFIRVTLSGPDLHDFVSDGPADHARLFFPHPLTGELVAPTPVGPGEDGIVRPEAPMFPRDFTPLNLRTDPETGLRAFDVDFLQHPDPGPASAWAAAAKPGDRLVVVGPRGSATAPQGADRLLLIVDPSALPAAARWIAEVPERTEIEVVADASPADLDWIEQYLREQGGREVAVTEAFGTLADAAADAGIDEGTFLFAAGEATRLIPLRRLVKYEYGVPREQYALSGYWKRGMANFDHHAPIDPEDPEE; encoded by the coding sequence GTGCCCGAGAACACCCCGGCCGTCTACCGCTTCGCACGCCAGCGCGTGCGCCACCGCTTCACCGCCCGCGAGGTGACCGTGACGGCGGTGAGCTCCCCCGTCGAACCCTTCATCCGCGTCACGCTCTCGGGCCCCGACCTGCACGACTTCGTGTCGGACGGGCCCGCGGATCACGCTCGGCTCTTCTTCCCCCACCCCCTCACGGGCGAGCTCGTGGCGCCGACCCCGGTCGGTCCCGGCGAGGACGGGATCGTGCGCCCGGAGGCGCCCATGTTCCCCCGCGACTTCACGCCGCTCAACCTGCGCACCGATCCCGAGACCGGTCTGCGGGCGTTCGACGTCGACTTCCTGCAGCACCCCGATCCCGGCCCGGCCTCCGCCTGGGCCGCCGCCGCGAAGCCGGGCGATCGACTCGTGGTGGTCGGTCCGCGCGGCTCGGCGACCGCCCCGCAGGGAGCGGATCGGCTGCTGCTGATCGTCGACCCCTCGGCCCTGCCCGCCGCGGCTCGCTGGATCGCCGAGGTGCCCGAGCGCACCGAGATCGAGGTCGTCGCCGACGCCTCACCCGCCGACCTCGACTGGATCGAGCAGTACCTGCGCGAGCAGGGCGGCCGAGAGGTCGCGGTGACCGAGGCGTTCGGCACCCTCGCCGACGCCGCGGCCGACGCCGGCATCGACGAGGGCACGTTCCTCTTCGCGGCCGGCGAGGCCACCCGCCTCATCCCCCTGCGCCGTCTGGTGAAGTACGAGTACGGCGTGCCCCGCGAGCAGTACGCGCTCAGCGGCTACTGGAAGCGCGGCATGGCGAACTTCGACCACCACGCCCCCATCGATCCCGAGGATCCCGAGGAGTGA
- the rplI gene encoding 50S ribosomal protein L9: MAKVILTNEVQGLGSAGDVVDVKNGYARNYLVPQGYAVHWTRGGEAQVAQLRAAREARALASAEDAQALKAKLQEGKIRLFAKTGAEGRLFGSVKPAAVAAAVSEAGLGEIDKRKITVPTIKSTGEYEAVVHLHEGVDAKVTLQVIAQR; this comes from the coding sequence ATGGCGAAGGTAATTCTCACGAACGAGGTCCAGGGCCTCGGTTCCGCCGGTGACGTCGTCGACGTCAAGAACGGCTACGCACGCAACTACCTCGTGCCGCAGGGCTACGCGGTGCACTGGACCCGCGGCGGCGAGGCCCAGGTCGCGCAGCTGCGCGCCGCTCGCGAGGCGCGCGCGCTCGCTTCGGCCGAGGACGCCCAGGCGCTCAAGGCCAAGCTGCAGGAGGGCAAGATCCGCCTGTTCGCGAAGACGGGCGCCGAGGGCCGCCTGTTCGGCTCGGTGAAGCCGGCGGCCGTGGCCGCAGCGGTGTCCGAGGCCGGGCTCGGTGAGATCGACAAGCGCAAGATCACCGTGCCTACCATCAAGTCGACCGGTGAGTACGAGGCCGTCGTGCACCTGCACGAGGGCGTCGACGCCAAGGTGACCCTGCAGGTCATCGCGCAGCGCTGA
- a CDS encoding histidinol-phosphate transaminase, with protein sequence MSENAAPPVRIRPDVLAMPAYRQGATPTRPGFKLSSNENPFDPLPGVLEAVAQRALETNRYAPAAMPELRAALAGEFGVSLDHVHLAAGSVAILYQLVHAAAGPGDEYLYAWPSFEAYPSLGLASGATGVAVPLTAGAEHDLDAIAAAITERTRVILLCTPNNPTGPAIRRSDFDRFIAGVPSDTLVVLDEAYREFVDAPDAVRGEDVLRDHPNLVVLRTFSKAYGLAALRIGYGVGHPAILSSAASVGIPLSVTGVAESAALASLTPGARAVHAERIAEIVRRRDALAAGLRELGLAVPEAQGNFVWVPEGRDRGGVDSAQALAAAFAEAGTLVRPFAGHGVRVSVGEAESLPEVLRIVREFVVAV encoded by the coding sequence ATGAGCGAAAACGCTGCGCCTCCCGTTCGCATCCGCCCCGACGTGCTCGCGATGCCCGCCTACCGGCAGGGTGCGACGCCCACGAGGCCGGGGTTCAAGCTGTCGAGCAACGAGAACCCCTTCGACCCGCTTCCCGGGGTGCTCGAGGCCGTGGCGCAGCGCGCGCTCGAGACGAACCGCTACGCGCCGGCGGCGATGCCCGAGCTGCGGGCCGCGCTCGCGGGCGAGTTCGGGGTGAGCCTCGACCACGTGCACCTCGCGGCCGGATCCGTCGCGATCCTCTACCAGCTCGTGCACGCCGCGGCGGGCCCCGGCGACGAGTACCTCTACGCCTGGCCCAGCTTCGAGGCCTACCCCTCGCTCGGCCTCGCCTCCGGCGCCACCGGCGTCGCGGTGCCGCTGACCGCGGGCGCCGAGCACGACCTCGACGCGATCGCCGCGGCGATCACCGAGCGCACGCGCGTGATCCTGCTGTGCACCCCCAACAATCCCACCGGCCCGGCGATCCGCCGATCCGACTTCGACCGCTTCATTGCGGGCGTGCCCTCCGACACCCTCGTAGTGCTCGACGAGGCCTACCGGGAGTTCGTCGACGCCCCCGACGCCGTGCGGGGCGAGGACGTGCTGCGCGACCATCCCAACCTCGTCGTGCTGCGCACCTTCTCGAAGGCCTACGGGCTCGCCGCGCTGCGCATCGGCTACGGCGTCGGCCACCCCGCGATCCTGTCGTCCGCCGCGAGCGTGGGCATCCCGCTCTCGGTCACCGGCGTCGCCGAGAGCGCGGCGCTCGCCTCGCTGACCCCCGGGGCCCGCGCCGTGCACGCCGAGCGCATCGCCGAGATCGTGCGGCGGCGCGACGCGCTCGCCGCGGGTCTGCGCGAGCTCGGGCTCGCGGTGCCCGAGGCGCAGGGCAACTTCGTGTGGGTGCCGGAGGGCCGGGATCGCGGCGGCGTCGACAGCGCGCAGGCGCTCGCCGCCGCGTTCGCCGAGGCGGGCACCCTCGTGCGCCCGTTCGCCGGCCACGGCGTGCGCGTCTCGGTGGGGGAGGCCGAGAGCCTGCCCGAGGTGCTGCGCATCGTGCGGGAGTTCGTCGTCGCGGTCTGA
- a CDS encoding AAA family ATPase: MSDALLNSLAAAVAASPEDPELRALYAERLAEAGRRDEGLGQAMVVLSKAPGHAGARALVDRLTGEAPSDTAPGEGADGASSPPEHAAYTTETPRPQPYQPHGQGDSPPDARAGAPGEATGPGVDWRQLENQFENPLPPPFIVEQASQNPDGTIDVGVSEAPDGSLPVEVSRETMRLSDVGGLVQVKQRIRETFLDPIAHPEIAKAFKKSLGGGLLLYGPPGCGKTYLARAIAGELGAHFISVTLADVLSKWMGESEGNIHKTFTEARQKAPAVLFLDEIDAVGGKRSSQGSQWLRNLVNQLLMEMDGVGSDNDGLFVLAATNMPWDVDAALLRPGRFDRMVLVSPPDAPAREAILRSHLEQRPIQGIDLPVLVRKTEGFSGADLKHLCDTAAEKALAASIKSGAVQPVSMGDTNRALKEVKPSIGPWLDSARNVANYANTDGRYDDLVQLLKQYKRF; the protein is encoded by the coding sequence ATGTCTGACGCACTGCTGAACAGTCTGGCCGCCGCGGTGGCAGCCTCCCCCGAAGACCCCGAGCTGCGCGCGCTCTACGCCGAGCGACTGGCCGAGGCGGGGCGGCGCGACGAGGGGCTGGGGCAGGCCATGGTGGTGCTCTCGAAGGCGCCCGGGCACGCGGGTGCGCGCGCCCTCGTCGATCGGTTGACCGGCGAGGCGCCGTCCGACACCGCCCCGGGCGAGGGAGCGGACGGCGCCTCGTCGCCGCCCGAGCACGCCGCCTACACGACCGAGACGCCCCGGCCGCAGCCGTATCAGCCGCACGGACAGGGCGACTCGCCCCCCGACGCGCGGGCGGGCGCGCCCGGCGAGGCGACCGGGCCGGGGGTCGACTGGCGTCAGCTCGAGAACCAGTTCGAGAATCCGCTGCCGCCGCCGTTCATCGTCGAGCAGGCGAGCCAGAACCCCGACGGCACGATCGACGTGGGCGTCTCCGAGGCGCCCGACGGCTCGCTGCCCGTCGAGGTCAGCCGCGAGACGATGCGGCTCTCCGACGTCGGCGGCCTGGTGCAGGTGAAGCAGCGCATCCGCGAGACGTTCCTCGACCCGATCGCGCACCCCGAGATCGCCAAGGCGTTCAAGAAGAGCCTGGGCGGCGGCCTGCTGCTCTACGGCCCGCCCGGCTGCGGCAAGACCTACCTGGCGCGCGCGATCGCGGGCGAGCTCGGCGCGCACTTCATCTCGGTCACCCTCGCCGACGTGCTGAGCAAGTGGATGGGCGAGAGCGAGGGCAACATCCACAAGACCTTCACCGAGGCCCGCCAGAAGGCGCCCGCCGTGCTCTTCCTCGACGAGATCGACGCGGTGGGCGGCAAGCGCAGCTCGCAGGGCTCGCAGTGGCTGCGCAACCTCGTCAACCAGCTGCTCATGGAGATGGACGGCGTGGGCAGCGACAACGACGGCCTGTTCGTGCTCGCGGCCACCAACATGCCCTGGGACGTCGACGCGGCGCTGCTGCGCCCCGGGCGCTTCGACCGCATGGTGCTCGTCTCCCCGCCCGACGCGCCGGCGCGGGAGGCGATCCTGCGCAGCCACCTCGAGCAGCGGCCCATCCAGGGCATCGACCTCCCCGTGCTCGTGCGCAAGACCGAGGGCTTCTCGGGCGCCGATCTCAAGCACCTGTGCGACACGGCGGCCGAGAAGGCGCTCGCCGCATCCATCAAGTCGGGGGCGGTGCAGCCGGTCTCGATGGGCGACACGAACCGCGCCCTGAAAGAGGTGAAACCGTCGATCGGGCCCTGGCTCGACAGCGCGCGCAACGTCGCCAACTACGCGAACACCGATGGCCGCTACGACGACCTCGTGCAGCTGCTCAAGCAGTACAAGCGATTCTGA
- a CDS encoding LssY C-terminal domain-containing protein → MDSVQRSRISLTAVLDEFFFIYGGVAAIWLAWLVLTESFSFGWLGILSFIAFWVLLAYLALPRVHRILTTVYVPDYFIGRTRTSDGLLGDPINLSLRGTEQQLHDAMERAGWVRADPVTLRSSWGIVVSTITRRSYDRAPVSPLFLFGRMQDVAYQQEVAGNPAKRHHVRFWRTPEGWLLPGGARVDWLGAATFDRAVGFSLFTLQITHKIDADIDVERDHVVATVQRANPAARLEVLSDFSTGYHSRNGGGDTIRTDGDLPVIDLSPIGTEAARG, encoded by the coding sequence ATGGACTCCGTGCAGCGTTCGCGCATCTCGCTCACGGCCGTGCTCGACGAGTTCTTCTTCATCTACGGCGGGGTCGCGGCGATCTGGCTGGCCTGGCTGGTGCTCACCGAGAGCTTCAGCTTCGGCTGGCTCGGCATCCTGTCGTTCATCGCCTTCTGGGTGCTGCTCGCCTACCTGGCGCTCCCCCGCGTGCACCGCATCCTGACGACCGTCTACGTGCCCGACTACTTCATCGGCCGCACCCGCACGAGCGACGGCCTGCTGGGCGACCCCATCAACCTGTCGCTGCGAGGCACGGAGCAGCAGCTGCACGACGCGATGGAGCGCGCCGGGTGGGTGCGCGCCGATCCGGTCACCCTGCGGTCGTCGTGGGGCATCGTGGTCTCGACGATCACCAGGCGCAGCTACGATCGCGCGCCCGTCAGTCCGCTGTTCCTCTTCGGCCGCATGCAGGACGTCGCCTACCAGCAGGAGGTCGCCGGCAATCCCGCCAAACGCCACCACGTGCGCTTCTGGCGCACGCCCGAGGGCTGGCTGCTGCCCGGCGGCGCCCGGGTGGATTGGCTGGGCGCCGCGACCTTCGACCGCGCGGTCGGCTTCTCGCTGTTCACGTTGCAGATCACCCACAAGATCGACGCCGACATCGACGTCGAGCGCGACCACGTCGTCGCGACGGTACAGCGGGCCAACCCCGCCGCACGGCTCGAGGTGCTCTCCGACTTCTCGACCGGCTACCACTCGCGCAACGGCGGCGGCGACACGATCCGCACCGATGGCGATCTGCCGGTCATCGACCTGAGCCCCATCGGGACGGAGGCCGCCCGTGGGTGA
- the dnaB gene encoding replicative DNA helicase, producing MSIAHLGISDPFVEDDARGHERTPPYDLLAEQSALGGMLLSKDAVADVTGLLKGGDFYVPKHEVIYEAVLSLYSRGEPTDVITVTDELTKAGELQRAGGAEYLHTLTSIVPTAANAGFYAEIVAEKALLRRLVEAGTRIVQMGYAGEGEAIDLVNVAQSEIYGVTGENQGEDYVPLSLAVDAALEEINKANGAADGMLGVPTGFSELDAMTNGFAGGQMIIIAARPAMGKSTLAMDVARNASVHANAPTVFFSLEMGRAEIAMRLLAAEASIPMQTLRKGALDNRDFQKLAATQARVAEAPLFIDDSPNLTLVEIRAKCRRLKQQHGLRMVVIDYLQLLSSGKKSESRQQEVSEFSRALKLLSKELDVPVIALSQLNRASEQRADKMPAISDLRESGSLEQDADMVILLHREAVGDRDSPRAGEADFILAKQRNGPTGTVTVAFQGHYSRFQDMPQGV from the coding sequence GTGTCGATCGCACACCTGGGGATCTCGGATCCGTTCGTCGAAGACGACGCCCGCGGGCACGAGCGCACCCCGCCCTACGACCTGCTCGCCGAGCAGAGCGCGCTCGGCGGCATGCTGCTCTCGAAAGACGCCGTCGCAGACGTCACCGGCCTGCTGAAGGGCGGCGACTTCTACGTGCCCAAGCACGAGGTCATCTACGAGGCGGTGCTCTCGCTGTACTCCCGCGGCGAGCCCACCGACGTCATCACGGTGACCGACGAGCTCACCAAGGCGGGCGAGCTGCAGCGCGCGGGCGGCGCCGAGTATCTGCACACCCTCACCAGCATCGTGCCCACCGCCGCCAACGCCGGCTTCTACGCCGAGATCGTCGCCGAGAAGGCGCTGCTGCGCCGCCTCGTCGAGGCCGGAACGCGCATCGTGCAGATGGGCTACGCGGGCGAGGGCGAGGCGATCGACCTCGTCAACGTGGCGCAGTCCGAGATCTACGGCGTGACGGGCGAGAACCAGGGCGAAGACTACGTGCCGCTCTCGCTGGCCGTCGACGCGGCCCTCGAAGAGATCAACAAGGCCAACGGCGCCGCCGACGGCATGCTGGGCGTGCCCACCGGCTTCAGCGAACTCGACGCGATGACCAACGGCTTCGCCGGAGGCCAGATGATCATCATCGCGGCCCGCCCCGCCATGGGCAAGTCGACGCTCGCCATGGACGTGGCGCGCAACGCCTCGGTGCACGCGAACGCGCCCACCGTCTTCTTCTCGCTCGAGATGGGCCGCGCCGAGATCGCCATGCGTCTGCTCGCGGCCGAGGCCAGCATCCCCATGCAGACCCTCCGCAAGGGCGCGCTCGACAACCGCGACTTCCAGAAGCTCGCCGCCACCCAGGCGCGCGTCGCCGAGGCCCCGCTCTTCATCGACGACAGCCCCAACCTCACGCTCGTCGAGATCCGCGCCAAGTGCCGGCGGCTCAAGCAGCAGCACGGCCTGCGCATGGTGGTCATCGACTACCTGCAGCTGCTGTCGAGCGGCAAGAAGTCCGAGAGCCGTCAGCAAGAGGTCAGCGAGTTCTCGCGAGCGCTCAAGCTGCTCTCGAAAGAGCTCGACGTGCCCGTCATCGCGCTGTCGCAGCTCAACCGCGCGTCCGAGCAGCGCGCCGACAAGATGCCGGCGATCAGCGATCTGCGCGAGTCCGGGTCGCTCGAGCAGGATGCCGACATGGTCATCCTGCTGCACCGCGAGGCCGTGGGCGATCGCGACAGCCCCCGAGCGGGAGAGGCCGACTTCATCCTCGCCAAGCAGCGCAACGGCCCCACGGGCACCGTCACCGTGGCGTTCCAGGGCCACTACTCGCGCTTCCAGGACATGCCGCAGGGCGTATGA
- a CDS encoding tetratricopeptide repeat protein, whose protein sequence is MSREPSGASADEDPNGYLRRAAALWDFGRAEEAAAELRRGVAAFPDSAALWSELGWTEYRCSHPEEGRSAAERALALHPDGVRAHLTLAALELRDEQPRLARPHIDRTLALAPEMPAAHLFSAWALRAEPRGDVSHREPVRAHVHRAVALAPHDAGVYAAAAQMLGGIADKGELSHLVAQGLAIDPEHEDLLLLASDVHTRTDAQAMRVLSGVLAQNPQQREAAFAMTSAVWERTRLVAALAAWLLVAIAVPPAVFALLGAICVNLFQLLVGTTRSAPRGFLRQTWSRPPWARAGVVLVFVGAAWPVLMGALLASGALGLLPVPLLALLAGELIVVAAAETDAARTLDGAGDAARQFAEHRLRAARRGWWRIGLGAGCALLAAVFAALLGAGDATGRFWPLLGVIALVLAAPPAFALLLRRRQLGAAVSGEATGARAPMRFAIASAAVSVALAVVMACVPPAPSERSGIPDPDPSPTRPEQPIIPTAPAPTPTPIELPDLQWDPPEIPDLDGQ, encoded by the coding sequence GTGAGCCGGGAGCCTTCGGGTGCGTCCGCCGATGAGGATCCGAACGGGTATCTGCGGCGCGCCGCGGCGCTCTGGGATTTCGGGCGGGCCGAGGAGGCGGCCGCCGAGCTGCGGCGCGGCGTCGCCGCGTTCCCGGACAGCGCAGCGCTCTGGTCCGAACTCGGGTGGACCGAGTACCGGTGCTCGCACCCCGAGGAGGGGCGCAGCGCCGCGGAGCGCGCGCTCGCCCTGCACCCCGACGGCGTGAGAGCGCACCTCACTCTCGCGGCGCTCGAGCTCAGGGATGAGCAGCCGCGGCTCGCGCGCCCCCACATCGACCGGACGCTCGCGCTCGCCCCCGAGATGCCCGCCGCGCACCTCTTCTCGGCGTGGGCGCTGCGCGCCGAGCCGCGCGGCGACGTGTCCCACCGCGAACCCGTCCGAGCGCACGTGCATCGGGCCGTCGCGCTCGCCCCGCACGACGCCGGCGTCTACGCGGCGGCGGCCCAGATGCTCGGCGGGATCGCGGACAAGGGCGAGCTCTCGCACCTCGTCGCGCAGGGGCTCGCGATCGACCCCGAGCATGAAGACCTGCTGCTGCTCGCCTCCGACGTGCACACCCGCACCGACGCCCAGGCGATGCGGGTGCTGAGCGGGGTGCTCGCCCAGAACCCGCAGCAGCGGGAGGCCGCGTTCGCGATGACCTCGGCCGTGTGGGAGCGCACCCGGCTCGTGGCGGCCCTCGCCGCGTGGCTGCTCGTCGCCATCGCGGTGCCCCCGGCGGTGTTCGCGCTGCTCGGCGCGATCTGCGTGAACCTGTTCCAGCTGCTCGTGGGCACCACCCGCTCGGCGCCGCGCGGCTTCCTGCGCCAGACGTGGTCGAGGCCCCCGTGGGCCCGGGCGGGGGTGGTACTCGTGTTCGTCGGGGCCGCCTGGCCGGTGCTGATGGGCGCCCTGCTCGCCTCGGGGGCGCTCGGCCTGCTGCCGGTGCCGCTGCTCGCGCTGCTGGCCGGCGAGCTCATCGTCGTGGCCGCCGCCGAGACCGATGCGGCGCGCACCCTCGATGGCGCGGGCGATGCGGCACGGCAGTTCGCCGAGCACCGCCTGCGCGCCGCCCGGCGGGGCTGGTGGCGCATCGGCCTCGGGGCGGGCTGCGCGCTGCTCGCGGCCGTCTTCGCGGCGCTGCTCGGCGCGGGCGACGCGACGGGCCGGTTCTGGCCGCTGCTCGGCGTGATCGCGCTCGTACTGGCCGCGCCCCCCGCGTTCGCCCTGCTGCTGCGACGGCGGCAGCTCGGCGCGGCCGTCTCCGGGGAGGCGACCGGGGCCCGCGCGCCGATGCGCTTCGCGATCGCTTCAGCGGCCGTCTCGGTCGCCCTCGCGGTCGTGATGGCGTGCGTGCCACCCGCTCCCTCCGAGCGCTCCGGGATCCCCGATCCCGACCCGTCGCCCACGCGGCCCGAGCAGCCGATCATCCCGACGGCGCCCGCGCCGACGCCCACTCCCATCGAGTTGCCCGACCTGCAGTGGGACCCGCCCGAGATCCCCGACCTCGACGGGCAGTGA
- the purB gene encoding adenylosuccinate lyase: protein MTPLPPQPISPLDGRYRAAVADLGDTLSEAGLNKARVHVEVEWLAYLTEHSLLGATPLPAAELQALRDWAANFGQAEIDQLAETERTTQHDVKAVEYLVRGKLDELDLGRLAELTHVCCTSEDINNLSYALTVKQAIADVWRPRFEKVIAELARQAEQYRELPMMSRTHGQPATPTTLGKELGVFVHRLERQLNQIDDVEYLGKFSGATGTFAAHLAADPRTDWAQVSQQFVEGLGLDWNPLTTQIESHDWQAELYTRIAHANRILHNLATDIWSYISIGYFRQIPVAGATGSSTMPHKVNPIRFENAEANLELSNAILDSLAATLVTSRWQRDLTDSSAQRNIGVGLGHSVLALDNILRGLGQIDAAPDVLAADLDANWEVLGEAIQTVIRAEVTAGRSSIKDPYAALKELTRGRRIGQAELVEFVQGLEIGDEAKQRLLALTPATYVGDAARLLDYLQR, encoded by the coding sequence ATGACCCCGCTCCCCCCGCAGCCCATCAGCCCCCTCGACGGCCGCTACCGCGCCGCGGTCGCCGACCTCGGCGACACCCTCTCCGAGGCGGGGCTCAACAAGGCTCGGGTGCACGTCGAGGTCGAGTGGCTCGCCTACCTCACCGAGCACTCGCTGCTCGGGGCGACTCCGCTGCCCGCCGCCGAGCTGCAGGCGCTGCGCGACTGGGCCGCGAACTTCGGCCAGGCCGAGATCGATCAGCTCGCCGAGACCGAGCGCACCACCCAGCACGACGTGAAGGCTGTCGAGTACCTCGTCCGCGGCAAGCTCGACGAGCTCGACCTCGGCCGCCTCGCCGAGCTCACCCACGTGTGCTGCACGAGCGAGGACATCAACAACCTCTCCTACGCCCTCACCGTGAAGCAGGCGATCGCCGACGTGTGGCGCCCCCGCTTCGAGAAGGTCATCGCCGAGCTCGCCCGCCAGGCCGAGCAGTACCGCGAGCTGCCCATGATGAGCCGCACCCACGGTCAGCCCGCCACCCCCACCACGCTCGGCAAGGAGCTCGGGGTGTTCGTGCACCGCCTCGAGCGCCAGCTCAACCAGATCGACGACGTCGAGTACCTCGGCAAGTTCTCGGGCGCCACGGGCACCTTCGCCGCCCACCTCGCCGCCGATCCCCGCACCGACTGGGCGCAGGTCTCGCAGCAGTTCGTCGAGGGCCTCGGGCTCGACTGGAACCCCCTCACCACCCAGATCGAATCGCACGACTGGCAGGCCGAGCTCTACACGCGCATCGCGCACGCCAACCGCATCCTGCACAACCTCGCGACCGACATCTGGAGCTACATCTCCATCGGCTACTTCCGCCAGATCCCCGTCGCCGGCGCCACCGGGTCGTCGACCATGCCCCACAAGGTCAACCCGATCCGCTTCGAGAACGCCGAGGCCAATCTCGAGCTCTCGAACGCGATCCTCGACTCCCTCGCCGCCACGCTCGTGACCAGCCGCTGGCAGCGCGACCTCACCGACTCCTCGGCGCAGCGCAACATCGGCGTCGGCCTCGGTCACTCCGTGCTGGCGCTCGACAACATCTTGCGCGGGCTCGGGCAGATCGACGCCGCCCCCGACGTGCTCGCGGCGGATCTCGACGCCAACTGGGAGGTGCTCGGCGAGGCGATCCAGACCGTGATCCGCGCCGAGGTGACCGCCGGCCGCTCATCCATCAAGGATCCGTACGCCGCGCTCAAGGAGCTCACCCGCGGCCGCCGCATCGGCCAGGCCGAGCTCGTCGAGTTCGTGCAGGGCCTCGAGATCGGTGACGAGGCCAAGCAGCGGCTGCTCGCGCTGACGCCCGCGACCTACGTCGGCGACGCCGCGCGCCTGCTCGACTACCTGCAGCGCTGA
- a CDS encoding low molecular weight protein-tyrosine-phosphatase, with translation MSTVDPIRPFRISFVCSGNICRSPMGEVVLRSLAEQAGLGERFVVTSRGTHGYHVGDPADPRTLVALAECGYDGSAHRAAQVSPADIEQHDLLIALDRGHERRLRSLGADPRRLSLLTAFDPERPADPDVFDPYYSDQHSFDEVLAQVERSSAVLLDRLVARMEE, from the coding sequence ATGAGCACCGTCGATCCGATCCGCCCCTTCCGCATCAGCTTCGTCTGCTCCGGCAACATCTGCCGCTCCCCCATGGGCGAGGTGGTGCTCCGCTCGCTGGCCGAACAGGCCGGCCTCGGCGAGCGCTTCGTCGTCACCTCGCGCGGCACCCACGGCTACCACGTCGGCGACCCCGCCGATCCGCGCACCCTCGTCGCGCTCGCCGAGTGCGGCTACGACGGCAGCGCCCATCGCGCGGCCCAGGTCTCCCCCGCCGACATCGAGCAGCACGACCTGCTGATCGCCCTCGACCGCGGCCACGAGCGCAGGCTGCGCTCGCTCGGCGCCGATCCGCGGCGGCTCTCGCTGCTCACGGCGTTCGATCCCGAACGCCCCGCCGACCCCGACGTGTTCGACCCCTACTACTCCGACCAGCACTCGTTCGACGAGGTGCTCGCGCAGGTCGAGCGCAGCAGCGCGGTGCTGCTCGATCGCCTCGTCGCCCGCATGGAAGAATAG
- a CDS encoding ABC transporter ATP-binding protein gives MTEPTEPAPQDPVTPSRRDRLRPLELIGFSAVLGIFAGAVVLMATRDWVLALVFLGVAFIVSVMMVALVGLGGKPSQEDLEARKDLHRPDGDDWH, from the coding sequence ATGACTGAGCCCACCGAGCCCGCACCGCAGGATCCCGTGACGCCGTCGCGCCGTGACCGCCTGCGACCGCTGGAGCTCATCGGGTTCTCGGCCGTGCTGGGCATCTTCGCGGGTGCGGTCGTGCTGATGGCCACCCGCGACTGGGTGCTCGCGCTCGTCTTCCTCGGCGTCGCATTCATCGTCTCGGTGATGATGGTCGCGCTCGTGGGCCTCGGCGGCAAGCCGAGCCAGGAAGACCTTGAGGCGCGCAAAGACCTGCACCGCCCGGACGGCGACGACTGGCACTGA